Proteins found in one Luteimonas chenhongjianii genomic segment:
- the dapB gene encoding 4-hydroxy-tetrahydrodipicolinate reductase, with translation MSGRVRVLVHGASGRMGMTLLRLAADREDLCVCAAVSGRPPKQRVIDGVPYFGASELAGVPAFDVAVDFSLPGGFDALLALCLKRRAALVSGTTGLDDAQRAALESAGGSIPVLWASNFSLGVAVLQDLVARAAAVLSGWDCDIVESHHTRKLDAPSGTALTLGEAAAGQGATPHYASIRAGDIVGEHLVQFTSHGERIELVHRATNRDIFANGALHVAARLAGRNPGHYAIADVLSVDAA, from the coding sequence ATGAGCGGCCGTGTGCGGGTGCTGGTGCACGGCGCGTCCGGCCGGATGGGCATGACGCTGCTGCGCCTGGCCGCCGATCGCGAGGATCTGTGCGTGTGCGCTGCGGTGTCCGGCCGTCCACCGAAGCAGCGGGTCATCGACGGGGTTCCCTACTTCGGGGCTTCCGAGCTCGCCGGCGTGCCCGCGTTCGACGTCGCGGTGGACTTCAGTCTGCCTGGCGGCTTCGACGCACTGCTTGCCCTGTGCCTCAAGCGCCGCGCGGCGCTGGTTTCGGGCACCACCGGTCTGGATGATGCGCAGCGGGCCGCGCTCGAATCGGCAGGTGGATCGATTCCCGTGCTGTGGGCGTCCAACTTCAGCCTTGGCGTTGCGGTCCTGCAGGATCTGGTGGCGCGCGCGGCGGCCGTGTTGTCGGGTTGGGATTGCGATATCGTCGAGTCGCATCACACGCGCAAGCTCGACGCGCCGTCGGGCACCGCGCTGACGCTGGGTGAGGCCGCAGCGGGGCAGGGCGCGACACCGCATTACGCGTCGATCCGCGCTGGCGATATCGTCGGAGAACATCTGGTGCAGTTCACCAGCCATGGCGAGCGGATCGAGCTGGTGCACCGTGCCACCAACCGCGACATCTTCGCCAACGGCGCTCTGCATGTCGCCGCGCGACTTGCGGGCCGCAACCCCGGCCACTATGCGATCGCCGATGTGCTGTCTGTTGATGCGGCCTGA
- the carA gene encoding glutamine-hydrolyzing carbamoyl-phosphate synthase small subunit, with translation MTDSAILVLEDGTVFEGISVGATGLSVGEVVFNTAMTGYQEVLTDPSYARQLVTLTYPHIGNTGFTDQDDEASQVWASGLIVRNVPRRPSSWRSQVSLPEWLRARGIVAISEIDTRKLTRLLRDRGSMNGAVMAGEVDVDAALEAARKFPGLKGMDLARVVSTTERYTWTDGQLDLDANAFVQAAPKFKVVAYDFGVKHNILRMLAERGCELTVVPAQTPASEVLAMQPDGVFLANGPGDPAPCDYAIEAIRSFIDAKIPTFGICLGHQLLALAAGAQTLKMPHGHHGANHPVQDLDSGKVLITSQNHGFAVDESTLPANVRVTHRSLFDGSNQGIALQDAPAFSFQGHPEASPGPHDVAPLFDRFVALMEAR, from the coding sequence GTGACAGATTCCGCAATCCTCGTCCTTGAAGACGGCACCGTATTCGAGGGCATTTCCGTGGGCGCAACCGGCCTGTCGGTCGGCGAGGTGGTGTTCAACACCGCCATGACCGGCTACCAGGAAGTGCTCACCGATCCCTCGTACGCGCGCCAGCTGGTGACGCTGACCTATCCGCATATCGGCAATACCGGCTTCACCGACCAGGACGACGAAGCGTCGCAGGTCTGGGCGTCGGGCCTGATCGTGCGCAACGTGCCGCGCCGTCCGAGCAGCTGGCGCAGCCAGGTGTCGCTGCCGGAGTGGCTGCGCGCGCGCGGCATCGTCGCGATTTCCGAGATCGATACCCGCAAGCTGACGCGTCTGCTGCGCGACCGTGGCTCCATGAACGGCGCGGTGATGGCGGGCGAAGTCGATGTTGACGCGGCGCTCGAAGCCGCGCGCAAATTCCCGGGCCTCAAGGGCATGGATCTGGCCAGGGTGGTCAGTACGACCGAGCGCTACACCTGGACCGACGGCCAGCTGGATCTCGACGCGAACGCGTTCGTGCAGGCAGCGCCGAAGTTCAAGGTCGTTGCCTACGATTTCGGCGTGAAGCACAACATCCTGCGCATGCTGGCCGAGCGCGGCTGCGAGCTCACCGTGGTGCCGGCGCAGACGCCCGCCAGCGAAGTGCTGGCGATGCAGCCCGACGGCGTGTTCCTCGCCAACGGCCCCGGCGATCCGGCCCCCTGCGACTATGCGATCGAAGCGATCCGCAGCTTCATCGACGCGAAGATCCCGACCTTCGGCATCTGCCTCGGCCACCAGTTGCTGGCGCTTGCCGCCGGCGCGCAGACGCTGAAGATGCCGCACGGCCACCACGGTGCGAACCATCCGGTGCAGGACCTCGACTCGGGCAAGGTGCTGATTACCTCGCAGAACCACGGCTTCGCGGTGGACGAATCGACGCTGCCGGCCAACGTGCGCGTGACCCACCGCTCGCTGTTCGACGGCAGCAACCAGGGCATCGCACTGCAGGACGCGCCCGCTTTCTCGTTCCAGGGGCATCCCGAAGCGAGCCCCGGCCCGCATGACGTGGCGCCATTGTTCGACCGATTCGTTGCGCTGATGGAGGCGCGTTGA
- the carB gene encoding carbamoyl-phosphate synthase large subunit, with the protein MPKRSDIKTILIIGAGPIVIGQACEFDYSGAQACKALREEGYRVVLVNSNPATIMTDPETADAVYIEPINWQTVEKIIAKEKPDALLPTMGGQTALNCALDLADNGVLEKYGVELIGAKREAIRMAEDRELFRVAMGEIGLECPRAEVAHTLEEALDIQTRVGYPTIIRPSFTLGGSGGGIAYNREELIEIVGRGLELSPTTEVLVEESVLGWKEFEMEVVRDTADNCIIVCSIENLDPMGVHTGDSITVAPAQTLTDKEYQRLRNASIAVLRKIGVDTGGSNVQFGINPKDGRVVVIEMNPRVSRSSALASKATGFPIAKVAAKLAVGYTLDELKNEITGGKTPASFEPSIDYVVTKIPRFAFEKFPQADARLTTQMKSVGEVMAMGRTFQESMQKALRGLETGKVGFDPTGLDFNDEDDMATLRREVREPGPERLFYLADAFRAGLSVEDVYALSFVDHWFLDQIEELIATESEVAAAGIDALDKARLRALKRMGFSDARLAQLLGTDEQAVRALRHAFGVRPVYKRVDSCAAEFATDTAYLYSTYEDECEAQPTGRDKIMVLGGGPNRIGQGIEFDYCCVHAALALREDGYETIMVNCNPETVSTDYDTSDRLYFEPLTLEDVLEIVEIEKPKGVIVQYGGQTPLKLARALEANGVPIIGTSPESIDLAEDRERFQKLVDELGLKQPPNRTARNPEEALVLAREIGYPLVVRPSYVLGGRAMEVVHADADLARYMRDAVKVSNDSPVLLDRFLDNAVEVDIDVIADKDGNVLIGGVMEHIEEAGVHSGDSSCSLPPYSLSSEVQARLREQVVALARKLKVIGLMNTQFAVQTDDEGVDTIFLLEVNPRASRTVPFVSKAIGLPLAKIAARCMAGKTLAEQGATTEIVPSYYSVKEAIFPFAKFQNVDPILGPEMRSTGEVMGVGRSFGAAFARAQEAASIKTPPTSGKVFVSVRDPDKKRVLPVARDLVERGYTIVATAGTAQWLREHDIACEQINKVIEGRPHVVDLIKNGEIAYIVNTTEGKQAIADSFSIRREALQHRVTYSTTVAGAKALLHSLEYRGSGPVWSLQELHAQLKGGAADTSTH; encoded by the coding sequence ATGCCCAAGCGTTCCGACATCAAGACCATCCTGATCATTGGCGCTGGCCCGATCGTCATCGGCCAGGCCTGCGAGTTCGATTACTCCGGTGCCCAGGCCTGCAAGGCCCTGCGCGAAGAGGGCTATCGCGTCGTGCTGGTCAACAGCAATCCGGCGACGATCATGACCGACCCCGAGACCGCCGATGCGGTCTATATCGAGCCGATCAACTGGCAGACGGTCGAGAAGATCATCGCCAAGGAAAAGCCCGATGCGCTGCTGCCGACGATGGGCGGCCAGACCGCGCTCAACTGCGCGCTCGACCTGGCCGACAACGGCGTGCTCGAGAAGTACGGCGTCGAGCTGATCGGCGCCAAGCGCGAAGCGATCCGCATGGCGGAAGACCGTGAGCTGTTCCGCGTGGCGATGGGCGAGATCGGCCTGGAATGCCCGCGCGCCGAAGTCGCCCACACGCTCGAGGAAGCGCTCGACATCCAGACCCGCGTCGGCTATCCGACGATCATCCGCCCGAGCTTCACCCTCGGCGGTTCGGGTGGCGGCATTGCCTACAACCGCGAAGAACTGATCGAGATCGTCGGCCGCGGCCTCGAGCTGTCGCCGACGACCGAAGTGCTGGTCGAGGAATCGGTGCTCGGCTGGAAGGAGTTCGAGATGGAAGTGGTCCGCGACACCGCGGACAACTGCATCATCGTCTGCTCGATCGAGAACCTCGATCCGATGGGCGTGCACACGGGCGATTCCATCACCGTGGCACCTGCGCAGACGCTGACCGACAAGGAATACCAGCGCCTGCGCAATGCATCGATCGCAGTGCTGCGCAAGATCGGTGTCGACACCGGCGGCTCGAACGTGCAGTTCGGCATCAATCCGAAGGACGGCCGTGTGGTCGTCATCGAGATGAATCCGCGCGTGTCGCGTTCGTCGGCACTGGCATCGAAGGCAACCGGATTCCCGATCGCCAAGGTCGCGGCCAAGCTCGCGGTCGGCTACACGCTCGATGAACTCAAGAACGAGATCACCGGAGGCAAGACCCCGGCCTCGTTCGAGCCGTCGATCGACTACGTGGTGACCAAGATCCCGCGTTTCGCGTTCGAGAAGTTCCCGCAGGCCGACGCCCGCCTGACCACGCAGATGAAGTCGGTCGGCGAAGTGATGGCGATGGGCCGCACCTTCCAGGAATCGATGCAGAAAGCGTTGCGCGGCCTGGAGACCGGCAAGGTTGGTTTCGATCCGACCGGCCTCGACTTCAACGACGAAGACGACATGGCCACGCTGCGCCGCGAAGTGCGCGAGCCCGGCCCCGAGCGTCTGTTCTATCTCGCCGACGCGTTCCGCGCAGGCCTGTCGGTCGAAGATGTCTATGCGCTGTCGTTCGTGGACCACTGGTTCCTCGACCAGATCGAGGAACTGATCGCGACCGAATCGGAGGTGGCGGCCGCAGGCATCGATGCGCTCGACAAGGCGCGGCTGCGTGCGCTCAAGCGCATGGGCTTTTCCGATGCGCGCCTGGCGCAGCTGCTCGGTACCGACGAGCAGGCCGTCCGTGCACTGCGCCACGCCTTCGGTGTGCGTCCGGTCTACAAGCGCGTCGATTCCTGCGCGGCCGAGTTCGCGACCGACACCGCTTACCTGTATTCGACCTACGAGGACGAGTGCGAGGCGCAGCCGACCGGTCGCGACAAGATCATGGTGCTCGGCGGCGGTCCGAACCGCATCGGCCAGGGCATCGAGTTCGACTACTGCTGCGTGCACGCGGCGCTCGCGCTCCGCGAGGACGGGTACGAGACCATCATGGTCAACTGCAACCCGGAAACCGTCTCGACCGATTACGACACCTCCGACCGCCTGTACTTCGAACCGCTGACCCTCGAGGACGTGCTCGAGATCGTCGAGATCGAGAAGCCCAAGGGCGTGATCGTCCAGTACGGCGGCCAGACCCCGCTCAAGCTCGCGCGTGCACTGGAGGCCAACGGCGTGCCGATCATCGGCACTTCCCCCGAATCGATCGACCTGGCCGAGGATCGCGAGCGCTTCCAGAAGCTGGTCGACGAGCTGGGCCTCAAGCAGCCGCCCAACCGCACCGCGCGCAATCCCGAGGAGGCGCTGGTACTGGCGCGCGAGATCGGCTATCCGCTGGTGGTGCGTCCGAGTTACGTGCTCGGCGGCCGCGCGATGGAGGTGGTGCACGCCGATGCCGACCTCGCGCGTTACATGCGCGATGCAGTGAAGGTGTCGAACGATTCGCCGGTGCTGCTCGACCGCTTCCTCGACAACGCCGTGGAAGTGGACATCGATGTCATCGCGGACAAGGACGGCAACGTGCTGATCGGCGGCGTCATGGAGCACATCGAGGAAGCCGGCGTGCATTCCGGCGACTCCTCGTGCTCGCTGCCGCCGTATTCGCTGTCGAGCGAAGTGCAGGCCCGCCTGCGCGAGCAGGTCGTGGCGCTGGCGCGCAAGCTCAAGGTGATCGGCCTGATGAACACCCAGTTCGCGGTGCAGACTGACGACGAAGGCGTGGATACGATCTTCCTGCTGGAAGTGAATCCGCGCGCATCGCGCACCGTGCCGTTCGTCTCCAAGGCCATCGGCCTGCCACTGGCCAAGATCGCGGCGCGCTGCATGGCCGGCAAGACCCTGGCCGAGCAGGGCGCGACCACCGAGATCGTCCCTTCGTACTACTCGGTCAAGGAAGCGATCTTCCCGTTCGCCAAGTTCCAGAACGTCGATCCGATCCTCGGGCCGGAGATGCGTTCCACCGGCGAGGTCATGGGCGTGGGGCGCAGCTTCGGCGCCGCGTTCGCCCGCGCGCAGGAGGCGGCGAGCATCAAGACGCCGCCGACCAGCGGCAAGGTGTTCGTCTCGGTGCGCGACCCGGACAAGAAGCGCGTATTGCCGGTCGCCCGCGACCTGGTCGAGCGCGGTTACACGATCGTCGCCACCGCGGGCACTGCGCAGTGGCTGCGCGAGCACGACATCGCCTGCGAGCAGATCAACAAGGTCATCGAGGGCCGGCCGCATGTCGTCGACCTGATCAAGAACGGCGAGATCGCCTATATCGTCAACACGACGGAAGGCAAGCAGGCGATCGCCGACTCGTTCTCGATCCGCCGCGAGGCGCTGCAGCACCGGGTCACGTATTCGACCACCGTGGCGGGCGCCAAGGCGTTGTTGCATTCTCTGGAATATCGCGGCAGCGGGCCGGTGTGGTCGCTGCAGGAACTGCACGCGCAGCTCAAGGGCGGCGCGGCAGACACATCCACACATTGA